CGCCTCGCGCCTGCCCCTTGTGGGCAGGCGGGTGAGCCGCCTTTCGCCGGTGTTCTGCGTGGCCGTGGTGTTCTTTCTCTCGGGCTTCTGGCACGGCAGCACCCTGCCCTTTGTGGTGTGGGGCCTTTTGCAGGCCGTCTACCGGGCCGGCGAGGAGCTTTTGCACCAGCGCCTGGGCAAGCCGAAAAAAAGGGCCCCCGCCCGGCTGCTCTGGGCCAAGCGCGGGGCGGTGTTCTGCCTGTGGGTGTTCAGCATGGCCTTTTTCGCCATGGGCTCCGGCGTCGGCCAGCCCGCGGGCGCGCAGTATGGCGTGGCCGAGGCCTTTGCCCTGCTGGCGGGGCTTTTCCGCGGCTGGGCGCCCGGCCGCTTTGCCGCCGAGAGCTGGCAGGCCGTGCTGCACGGCTTTTACGCCCAGCCCCTCATGGCGGCCGCCTACCTGGTCTTTTTGGCGCTGGCGCTGGCGCTGGCCTTCTGGCTGGACTGGCAGCGCAATTTCCACTTTAAAAACGGCAGCGAAGAGCTGGTACTGGCCGCTCAAAAGCCCGCAGTGCGCTGGGCGCTCTATTATGCCCTGGTGCTGGGCGTCTTTGCCGGGCTGGTGATCCAGAACGGCGGTTTTGCCGGCGGCAGCTTTGCCTACGGCGGATTTTAAAACGAAAGGGGGCCGGGCGCTGTGAAAAACATCTTAAAAAAGGCGGCGTTGCTGCTGCTTCCGGTGGCCGCCTACTTCTGCGTTTTTGCCGCGTTCGAGCCGAACAACTATTTCGGCCTGCGGCCCGAAACCTACAGCGAGGCCCCCATCGCCCGGCTCAAGGCCTACGGGCAGGCGCCCGGGCCGCGGGTCATCATCGGCGATTCCCGCCTTGCGCATTTTGATATGCAGCAGGTGGAGGCCGTGTCTGGCCGCGCCTGGCAGAACCTTGCCTTCGGCGGCGCTTCGCTGCGCGAGGGGGTGGATGTGCTGAACTGGGTGCTGGAGCAAAACCCGGACCTCGAGGAGGTGGTGTTTGGCCTCTCGTTTTACACCGTCACCAAAACCTACGACGCCGACCGCATGAGCACCCTGCAAAAAACGCTGGACAATCCCCTGGCCTATTTTTTCAACCTGGAATACAATGTGAACATGCTCACCGCCCTGTCCGAGCGGCTGCGGGGCGTGCCCGGCGGCGGCAGCGAGGAAACGGGCGACTGGTCCTGGCCCGCCGATTACACCGGGCCGGACGGCACGGTCTACCCGCTGCACACCCGCCTTGCCACCTACCCCGCGGCCCTTTTGTCCCGCTGCCAGGGCTGGGCCCTCAACGAAGAGCAGCTCGCGCGCCTGTGCACCGCCGCCGCCGCCTGCCGGGCGCGGGGGGTGCGGCTCACGGTGGTGCTGCCCCCCATGGCGGACGTGGTGCTCACCGAAGCCTGCGAGCCCTACGGCATCCCCCGGCAAATGCAGCAAGAGCTGCTGCCGCGCCTTCAGGGCTGGTCCCTTTTTTACGGCTTCCAGGTGCTGGATTACGAGTGGGCCGACCGCCCCGCCTTCAACGACGACAAACAGTTTTTCGACGGCTTCCATCTCGACACCACCTATGGCCTGCCGGTCTGGACCGAGCAGCTTTTCACCGACATTGGATAAGGAGGGCGCGCACACGTGGGCCTGGACTTTTTGATTCTTTACGAGCATCCCGTGCGGGAATACGAGAGCGATCTTCTGCTCAAGCTGGAGCTGCAGCGCCGGGGCTACACCGCCGAGATCCGGCAGCTGCTGGACCGCAAAAAGCTCAAATACTTCACCTGGAAAAAGCCAAAGGTGCTGGTGGCAAGCTGCATGTACGACAACGAGGCCATCAACAGCCATGTGTACAACAATGTGGGCCGGCTCAACAAGATCGTGAACCTTCACTGGGAGCAGATGCTCAGCGACACCCAGGAGGAGGGCGACTGGTTCAACATGGGCGGCAACGCCAAAAAGTGCGTGCAGACCTGCTGGGGCCGCCGCACCGCCACCCGCCTTGCGGCCCACGGCATGCAGAAAAAAAACTGCCCGGTCACCGGCGCGGTGATGATGGATTTCCTGCGCCCGGAATTCCGGGGCTATTATAAGGATAAGGCCGCCCTCTGCGCCGAGTTCGGGCTCGACCCGGCCAAACAACTGCACCTTTATATCTCCAGTTTCGGCTATGCCAGCATGACCGAGGCCGAGGTGCGCGAGCTGAGCGCCATGGCGGGCACCGATTTCACCGGCTTTGCCGCCACCAACCGGGCCAGCATGGCCGAGACCCTCTCCTGGTTCGACCGGTACCTGGCCGACCACCCCGAGGTGGAACTGGTGTACCGCCGCCACCCCAGCGAGTGGAACAGCCCGGCCCTGGCCGGGCTTGCCGCCAGGCGGCCCAATTTCCACGTGATCTTCGAGCGGGGCGTGAAGGACTGGATCGTGGCGGCCGACTCCATCTCCATCTGGATGAGCACCGCCATCGCCGAGGTGTACATGGCGGGCAAGAGCTGCCATATCCTGCGCCCCATGCCCATCCAGCACGAATACGACCCCGTCATCTATGCGGGCGCGCGGTGCGTCACAAGCTACGAGGCGTTCCTCGCCGCCATGGCGGATCCCCACCCGCCTTTCCCCATCGCAAAGGAGGTCATCGAGGGCTACTTCGACCCCAGCCCCACGCCCGCCTACAAGCGCATGGCCGACCTGCTGGAGCAGGTGTACAAAGAGCCCCCGCGGGACGCGCCCATGGGCCCCGGCTTTGCCCCGCATTTCAACTGGCTCAAGTTTTTCGCCCTGTGGGGGGTGCACCTCCTGTTCGCGCTGCGCCTTCCCCCGGAAAAGCTGTTCTTTTTCCACAAGGGCCTCGCGGGTTTTGCACAGCGCATCTACGGGTATGTTGAAAAGGCTTATGTGCCAAAAGCCCGGGCCCAGGCCATGGAGCAGGCGCTGCGGCCCTTTGTTCAGTAAGGAGTGCTCATGGAAAAGCAGCTTCGCAGAAATGTGCTGTTCAACACGGCGGGCAGCCTGATCTTCTACTTTTGCCAGGCGGCCATGAACCTGCTGGTCACGGCGCTGGCCGGGGTCGAGGCGAACGGCCTTTTGGCCACCGCCATGACCATTGCCAACGTGGCCTTAAGCGCCGCAAGCTTCGGCATGCGCACCTTCCAGGTGTCCGACCTCTCGGGCAAATACACCGACCGCACCTATCTTTTCAGCCGTTACCTCACGGTGGCCGCCGCCTGGGTGGGGTGCATGGGCTTTGCCTTTGCAAACGCCTATTCCGCCCAGCAGCGCTGGGTGGTCTTTCTCTACACCGGCTACCGCCTGGTCGAGAGCTTCAGCGACGTGTGGCACGGCTACCTGCAAAAGGCCGAGCGCATGGATATCGTGGGCGTCAGCTTTGGCGTGCGCGGCCTTGTGACCGCGGCCACGGTGGTGGCCGGGCTGCTTTTGACCCGCGATCTGGTCGTCACCCTGGCGGTGCTGCTGGCGCTGAACGCCGCCTATGTGCTCGCCGTGGACCTGCCCCTGGCCCGCAAACGGGCCGACCTCGCCGCAAAGGGCGGCGCCGGCGTGGGCGCTCTGCTGCTGGAATGCCTGCCCCTGGCGGTGTACGCCAGCCTGAACACCGCCATCCCCTCGGTGCCCCGCTATTACTGCGAGCGCCTTTTGGGCAGGGTGGAGCTGAACTATTTTGCCAACGTGTTCCTGCCGGTGCTGGTATTGCAGGTGGCCGTGGTGTACCTGTTCGTGCCTTTCATCACCACCTTCGCCCGCCTGTGGCAGGGCCGGCAAAAGGCCGGGTATTTTAAGGGGCTGCGCATCCTGTTTG
This window of the Oscillospiraceae bacterium genome carries:
- a CDS encoding exopolysaccharide biosynthesis protein gives rise to the protein MEKQLRRNVLFNTAGSLIFYFCQAAMNLLVTALAGVEANGLLATAMTIANVALSAASFGMRTFQVSDLSGKYTDRTYLFSRYLTVAAAWVGCMGFAFANAYSAQQRWVVFLYTGYRLVESFSDVWHGYLQKAERMDIVGVSFGVRGLVTAATVVAGLLLTRDLVVTLAVLLALNAAYVLAVDLPLARKRADLAAKGGAGVGALLLECLPLAVYASLNTAIPSVPRYYCERLLGRVELNYFANVFLPVLVLQVAVVYLFVPFITTFARLWQGRQKAGYFKGLRILFAGLFLLWAAGAAGVALLGRWGLSVLYPTTPEILNYAGLLQPLVAATVLTVAATVLCNLLTIARAMKGLIVGCLAGLGAALLASPGLIGAYAAWGTAYATILGVGVQALCLLACLLLRCKKQFAAV